A single genomic interval of Sceloporus undulatus isolate JIND9_A2432 ecotype Alabama chromosome 2, SceUnd_v1.1, whole genome shotgun sequence harbors:
- the LOC121923666 gene encoding cis-aconitate decarboxylase-like: MGMHPICHIKARRLHGHTGDINPDSTEPFRHNRTQHPSASRSDNSHHLGDLQLHQDGLHNPEDLEKGSSEETVTGTFASFIHGIRPDHLSNTVRHRSKRMILDSIGVGLVGSTTHVFDIALRYCQETFSSSPVSSVYGRKDLKMSPPLAAFSNGVATHSMDFDDTWHPATHPSGAVLPALLAASQMLPPSRRPNGQDFLLAFNVGIEVQGRLLRFSQEAHNIPRRFHPPSVVGTLGSAAATAKLLSLNTSQCGHALAIAASLAGGPMANAATSAKPLHIGNATRLGLEAALLAAHGIEANSLILDNVPGCAGFNAFYGDYQPKPLSSLLDSHRFLLEEQDVAFKSFPAHLGMHWVVEATLLARNLFVNYSGPFSPSAIHTIILRVPVSKYIDRPFPNSQHEARHSFQFNACTALLDGEVGISSFSDDKIQRHTLTQLLSKVVVEHPENNVANFDKMYVEVALILQNGDVLTGRCDTFYGHWRRPLSHESLLQKFWSNASQVLPEGNVDSIIQMVDDLENLPDGSLLAFCLQF, translated from the exons atgggcatgcaccccatttgcCATATTAAGGCTCGCCGTCTGCACGGACACACT GGAGATATAAACCCTGACTCCACTGAGCCCTTCAGACACAACAGGACCCAGCATCCTTCAGCAAGTAGGAGCGACAACTCACACCACTTGGGAGACTTGCAACTACACCAGGATGGTCTACACAACCCTGAAG ACTTGGAGAAGGGCTCTTCGGAAGAGACAGTCACAGGTACCTTTGCATCCTTCATCCACGGCATCCGTCCCGATCACCTCTCCAACACAGTTCGCCATCGAAGCAAGCGCATGATCCTTGACAGCATTGGGGTGGGGCTGGTGGGCAGCACTACCCACGTGTTTGACATTGCCCTGCGATATTGCCAG GAAACGTTCTCTTCCAGCCCGGTTAGCTCAGTTTATGGAAGGAAAGACCTAAAGATGTCTCCTCCTCTGGCTGCATTTTCCAATGGTGTGGCG ACCCACTCAATGGACTTTGATGATACCTGGCACCCGGCCACTCACCCATCAGGCGCTGTCCTCCCAGCCCTCCTGGCAGCCTCCCAGATGTTGCCACCATCCAGAAGACCCAATGGCCAAGACTTCCTGCTGGCTTTCAATGTGGGCATTGAGGTGCAAGGCCGGCTCCTGCGCTTCTCCCAGGAAGCTCACAATATCCCTAGGAG GTTCCACCCTCCCTCCGTGGTGGGCACGCTGGGCAGTGCGGCAGCCACAGCCAAGCTCCTCTCCCTCAACACCAGCCAGTGCGGCCATGCCTTGGCCATCGCAGCCTCACTAGCGGGGGGTCCCATGGCCAATGCTGCCACCTCAGCCAAACCCTTGCATATTGGCAATGCCACCCGCCTGGGCCTAGAAGCAGCGCTCCTGGCCGCCCATGGGATCGAAGCCAACTCACTCATCTTGGATAACGTCCCTGGCTGTGCTGGATTCAATGCTTTTTATGGTGACTACCAGCCCAAACCGCTTTCCTCGTTGCTGGACAGCCACAGGTTCCTTCTTGAGGAGCAGGACGTTGCCTTCAAGAGCTTTCCAGCCCACCTGGGCATGCACTGGGTGGTGGAAGCCACCCTTTTGGCCAGAAACCTCTTTGTCAATTATTCTGGCCCTTTCTCACCCTCAGCAATCCACACCATCATCCTGAGAGTTCCTGTCTCCAAGTACATTGATCGCCCCTTCCCCAATTCACAACACGAGGCCAGGCACTCCTTCCAGTTCAATGCTTGCACTGCCCTCTTGGATGGCGAGGTGGGCATCTCCTCTTTCAGTGATGACAAGATCCAGCGCCATACGCTCACCCAGCTCCTGTCCAAGGTGGTGGTGGAACACCCAGAGAACAATGTGGCCAATTTCGACAAGATGTATGTGGAAGTGGCCCTGATCCTGCAGAACGGAGATGTCTTGACGGGGCGATGTGACACTTTCTATGGGCACTGGAGGAGACCTCTGAGCCATGAGTCACTCCTGCAGAAATTTTGGTCAAACGCTTCCCAGGTGCTTCCAGAAGGCAACGTGGACAGCATTATCCAAATGGTGGATGATCTGGAAAATCTCCCTGATGGTTCTTTGCTGGCTTTTTGCCTGCAGTTCTGA
- the GLOD5 gene encoding glyoxalase domain-containing protein 5 produces MSQEDGSANPASLHCGLIHHLDHLVMTVRNIEDTVAFYTQVLGMEIVYFKGTRRALHFGNQKINLHELGKEFEPKAQHSTPGSLDICLITEVPLEQLMERLKACGVKIEEGPVSRTGAMGPITSIYLRDPDQNLLEISNYGSQLEAQ; encoded by the exons ATGTCTCAGGAGGATGGGAGTGCCAACCCAGCATCTCTCCACTGTGGCCTCATCCACCATCTGGACCACTTGGTGATGACCGTGAGGAACATTGAGGACACAGTGGCCTTCTACACCCAGGTCCTTGGCATGGAGATTGTCTACTTTAAG GGAACCCGCAGAGCCTTACATTTTGGGAACCAGAAGATTAACCTCCATGAACTGGGGAAAGAGTTTGAGCCCAAAGCCCAACACTCGACTCCTGGTTCCTTGGATATCTGTCTCATCACGGAGGTGCCTCTGGAGCAACTCATGGAACGATTGAAG GCCTGTGGGGTAAAAATTGAAGAAGGTCCAGTATCCAGAACAGGGGCAATGGGCCCCATAACATCCATTTACCTCCGAGATCCTGAccagaacttgctggaaatctcCAATTATGGCAGCCAGTTAGAAGCACAGTAA